A genomic window from Bacillus carboniphilus includes:
- a CDS encoding HAD family hydrolase — MLFDLDDTLLNRDKAVDRMFFMILERCYEDVTHSAITEMLQRFKEYDKRSYGDGDKTKVLESFFDEFPPNNRLPRNSIQEFWNDHFPACFSINPNIIDIVNTIKRQVKVAIITNGSTQRQKAKIINTNLDDCFDIIIISEEVGFSKPDKRIFDLALNKLNVQPEDALFVGDDIEKDIGGCQNANIKGIWFNPHMIKNDTEIKPYAEINSFDRLLEIMNWAVDKGEIG, encoded by the coding sequence ATGCTATTTGATCTAGATGATACATTACTTAATAGGGATAAGGCAGTAGATCGAATGTTTTTTATGATTTTAGAAAGATGTTATGAGGATGTTACACATTCAGCCATAACTGAAATGCTGCAAAGGTTCAAGGAATATGATAAAAGAAGCTATGGTGATGGTGATAAAACTAAAGTTTTGGAATCATTTTTTGATGAATTTCCACCGAATAATAGACTGCCACGGAATTCTATTCAAGAATTTTGGAATGATCACTTTCCTGCTTGTTTTTCCATAAACCCAAATATTATAGATATCGTAAATACTATAAAGAGGCAAGTGAAGGTTGCCATTATAACAAACGGTTCAACTCAAAGACAGAAAGCAAAAATCATTAACACTAATTTAGATGATTGTTTTGATATTATTATTATTTCTGAAGAAGTTGGATTTAGTAAACCTGACAAACGTATATTTGATTTAGCATTAAATAAGCTTAATGTCCAGCCGGAAGATGCATTATTCGTTGGAGATGATATAGAAAAGGATATTGGTGGTTGTCAAAATGCCAATATAAAGGGCATTTGGTTCAATCCTCATATGATCAAAAATGATACCGAGATAAAGCCATATGCAGAGATCAATTCCTTTGATAGATTATTAGAAATAATGAACTGGGCAGTTGATAAAGGAGAAATAGGATGA
- a CDS encoding DUF2711 family protein, whose translation MTIETIISICSEIIMISDENEDFLFTCYFDEVSAVFFAKQNWREILAATRLKGIIFDEDTSLVWEDANYFLWR comes from the coding sequence ATAACAATAGAAACGATTATCTCTATATGTTCTGAAATTATTATGATTAGCGATGAAAATGAAGACTTTTTGTTTACTTGTTATTTTGATGAAGTTTCTGCGGTTTTCTTTGCCAAACAAAATTGGAGAGAAATATTAGCTGCAACACGGCTTAAAGGAATTATCTTTGACGAAGATACTTCATTAGTTTGGGAAGACGCTAATTATTTCTTATGGAGATAA
- a CDS encoding TIM barrel protein, translating into MSHKYGVSGSTILSDPNRFEELFWKDIDLIEIGEFPDEAAFQAFSELRKEKEVPFGVHSPLFRSGSKYDLIQKVNVEPENAWESLEREAERLSRLGAEYILVHFPYFLNEDKKENVNFLIERGLQRLSLLQEKYSIPFICEPKLGPKKSPIGIDYLDQFPEKLWAKYSIKLCIDIGDYLLATGDQILTYLKKWKKHIGVVHLHNVAFQNNRYIWIPVHPSHETNGTQYKIEHIIKFLKQCEKVNFIFEHTPHSNPKKEFVQGGYEWIKTL; encoded by the coding sequence ATGAGTCATAAATATGGCGTTTCAGGAAGCACGATTTTATCAGACCCCAATCGTTTTGAAGAATTATTTTGGAAAGATATTGACTTAATTGAAATTGGTGAATTTCCTGATGAAGCAGCATTTCAAGCATTTTCAGAACTAAGGAAAGAAAAAGAGGTCCCATTTGGTGTCCATTCTCCTCTTTTCCGGAGTGGAAGTAAATATGATTTAATTCAGAAAGTCAATGTTGAACCTGAAAATGCATGGGAAAGCCTAGAACGTGAAGCAGAGCGCTTGTCACGTTTAGGTGCGGAATATATTCTGGTTCATTTTCCGTATTTTTTAAATGAAGACAAAAAGGAGAATGTAAACTTTTTAATCGAAAGAGGTCTTCAGCGATTAAGTTTATTGCAAGAAAAATACTCTATACCTTTTATTTGTGAACCTAAATTGGGACCAAAGAAATCTCCGATAGGAATTGACTATTTAGATCAGTTTCCAGAAAAATTATGGGCCAAATATTCTATTAAATTATGCATAGATATTGGAGATTATTTATTGGCAACAGGAGATCAAATACTTACATATTTAAAAAAGTGGAAAAAACATATAGGAGTTGTGCATTTACATAATGTAGCTTTTCAGAACAACAGATATATATGGATTCCAGTGCACCCTAGTCATGAAACAAACGGGACTCAGTATAAAATTGAACACATAATAAAATTCTTAAAGCAATGTGAAAAAGTTAATTTTATTTTTGAACATACACCACACAGTAATCCAAAAAAGGAATTTGTCCAAGGTGGGTATGAGTGGATTAAAACTTTGTGA